The Megalops cyprinoides isolate fMegCyp1 chromosome 9, fMegCyp1.pri, whole genome shotgun sequence genome has a window encoding:
- the itpkcb gene encoding inositol-trisphosphate 3-kinase Cb gives MGQSSSVSSCSTIVSAKAKEKSVETAARRMRIRRITSEERGGDRFDRNPAKNKELPKLEEKLRGVSTADLTVISSGDLEKLGPKNSLSGRTESKQISAATSPPGDHETVRAAVSVSADGSAGDSWVDAKWCDPWVSALNSTDPKLDSAVTVGGDHDHVPTMEKQSLRDNCTKQRRDESEAEAPRGLAVPGDSDQLYPSEEMMRRSLTLSLRLNAPESIGACGTSSGDLAPSNSVNNTVHHGNTQITKTAVTTAPSSTRHLRQGERTQSCPVESGVGYATSSSPKQSGELECGIPGSQSFPGTIPRLIVTRDPSPIRTESHRQEGTVPGGISVDVPLDEESPCSDSGCGGSPVPSLLLRKLSSSSSAGLSSASSFEESEDDFTGSDIEHNSSTAVFNSMLGSPEEVSGNKSWKKLKTMVHWSPFVVSFKKRYPWVQLAGHAGNFQAGENGKLLKKYCECEHQCLQKLMGDSLRPFVPGYYGVVQRDEQDYNLMDDLLADFDSPSIMDCKMGSRTYLEEELVKARERPRLRRDMYEKMVAVDPGAPTPEEHAQQAVLKPRYMQWRETLSSTATLGFRIEGIKKADGTCNTNFKKTKHREQVMQALQDFVDGNTKILRSYLQRLEELRSELEKSDFFRTHEVVGSSLLFVHDGTEQARVWMIDFGKTVPLPSPLTLDHRTPWVEGNREDGYLWGLDNLIGIFSAMLPAG, from the exons ATGGGCCAATCCTCCTCCGTATCGTCGTGTTCCACCATCGTATCGGCTAAAGCGAAAGAGAAATCAGTGGAGACAGCAGCGAGGCGAATGAGAATCCGAAGAATAACAAGCGAAGAGCGAGGCGGTGACCGGTTTGACCGGAATCCAGCGAAAAATAAGGAGCTGCCGAAACTGGAGGAGAAGCTGCGGGGCGTTTCCACAGCTGATCTTACGGTAATCAGCAGCGGGGACTTGGAGAAACTCGGGCCAAAAAACTCGCTTAGCGGACGGACAGAGAGCAAACAAATCTCCGCTGCCACAAGCCCACCTGGTGACCATGAGACAGTCCGGGCAGCTGTGAGTGTCTCTGCGGACGGGAGTGCCGGGGACTCGTGGGTCGATGCTAAGTGGTGTGATCCGTGGGTTAGTGCACTCAACAGCACGGACCCCAAGCTCGACAGTGCCGTCACGGTGGGGGGAGATCATGACCATGTCCCGACCATGGAGAAGCAATCACTCAGAGATAATTGTACTAAGCAGAGGAGGGATGAATCGGAGGCCGAAGCACCCCGGGGGCTGGCGGTACCAGGAGATTCAGACCAATTGTACCCATCAGAAGAGATGATGAGACGATCTCTGACACTGAGCTTGCGTTTGAACGCCCCGGAAAGCATCGGGGCGTGCGGGACAAGTTCAGGAGACTTGGCTCCGAGTAACTCCGTGAATAACACTGTACACCACGGCAATACGCAAATTACTAAAACCGCTGTAACGACTGCCCCTTCTTCCACCAGACATCTTAGACAGGGTGAAAGGACCCAGAGTTGTCCCGTAGAATCGGGTGTGGGGTACGCCACATCCAGTTCTCCGAAACAGAGCGGGGAGCTCGAGTGCGGTATACCGGGCAGTCAGAGTTTCCCTGGCACTATTCCGCGTCTCATTGTAACCCGGGATCCAAGCCCCATCCGAACAGAGTCGCATCGGCAGGAGGGCACGGTGCCCGGCGGAATCTCCGTGGACGTACCCCTAGATGAGGAGTCACCATGCTCGGACAGCGGCTGCGGAGGGTCCCCGGTACCATCTCTCTTGCTGCGAAAGCTCTCCAGCTCGTCCTCCGCCGGGCTGTCCTCGGCCTCGTCGTTTGAAGAATCGGAGGATGATTTCACAGGCAGCGACATCGAGCACAACAGCAGTACGGCTGTGTTTAACAGCATGCTTGGCAGTCCGGAGGAAGTGTCTGGG aACAAGTCGTGGAAGAAGCTGAAGACCATGGTGCACTGGTCCCCCTTCGTCGTGTCCTTCAAGAAACGCTACCCCTGGGTGCAGCTCGCCGGCCACGCAG GTAACTTCCAGGCCGGGGAGAACGGGAAGCTGCTGAAGAAGTACTGCGAGTGCGAGCATCAGTGCCTGCAGAAGCTGATGGGCGACTCGCTGCGGCCGTTCGTCCCCGGCTACTACGGCGTGGTGCAGCGCGACGAGCAGGACTACAACCTGATGGACGACCTGCTGGCCGACTTCGACTCGCCCTCCATCATGGACTGCAAGATGGGCAGCCG GACGtacctggaggaggagctggtgaaGGCGCGGGAGCGGCCGCGGCTCCGCAGGGACATGTACGAGAAGATGGTGGCGGTGGACCCCGGGGCGCCGACGCCCGAGGAGCACGCGCAGCAGGCCGTCCTCAAGCCCCGCTACATGCAGTGGAGGGAGACCCTGAGCTCCACGGCAACGCTGGGCTTCCGCATCGAGGGCATCAAG aaagCTGACGGCACGTGCAACACAAACTTCAAGAAGACCAAGCACAGGGAACAGGTGATGCAGGCTCTCCAGGACTTCGTGGACGGAAACACCAAAATCCTG AGGAGTTACCTGCAGAGACTAGAGGAGCTCCGGTCAGAGCTGGAGAAGTCAGACTTCTTCAGGACACACGAG GTGGTGGGCAGCTCGCTGCTCTTCGTGCATGATGGGACGGAGCAGGCGCGGGTGTGGATGATCGACTTTGGGAAGACCGTACCCCTGCCGTCCCCCCTCACCCTCGACCACCGCACCCCCTGGGTGGAGGGCAACCGCGAGGACGGCTACCTGTGGGGGCTGGACAACCTCATCGGCATCTTCAGTGCCATGCTGCCTGCCGGCTga
- the c9h19orf54 gene encoding UPF0692 protein C19orf54 homolog, translating to MSDDNPVVPPPPPPPTLPPPAALPGPSKRRLYQAIAEGRSPVEGDHEEARLLLRQRESSFTKELQWVLLNKYVPSLIQDGPQCGLVAMWMAAKLLKPPEGVSMERVVQTALERGYTAQGEIFSARDMAQLAEEVCECHSECLSGGMGGANTGPILKHLASGQPALIPYDEDFNHEPCLRNGHKAHWAVASGVLLGVAEAGLDAAKFQNDPVLPWLLLPRGTPCWPVEGVQEVYILAKQGKSLRYQLWGLEGLVQSNAQLREMDPQRAADGSPYILPPGGVEAGLAGKVVLLHKRTD from the exons ATGTCAGATGATAACCCAGTTgtacccccgcccccacctccgCCGACACTGCCACCCCCGGCTGCTCTCCCGGGGCCCAGCAAGAGGAGGCTTTACCAGGCTATAGCTGAGGGACGGTCCCCTGTAGAGGGGGACCATGAGGAGGCCAGGCTGCTGCTAAGGCAGCGAGAGAGCAG tttcacaaagGAGCTGCAGTGGGTGCTGTTGAACAAATATGTGCCTTCCCTCATTCAGGACggaccaca GTGTGGCCTGGTGGCTATGTGGATGGCTGCCAAGCTGTTAAAGCCTCCAGAGGGTGTGTCTATGGAGAGGGTGGTTCAGACAGCATTGGAGAGGGGCTACACTGCACAAGGGGAGATCTTTTCAG CCCGTGACATGGCCCAGCTGGCAGAAGAGGTGTGTGAGTGCCACTCGGAGTGCTTGTCGGGGGGTATGGGAGGGGCCAACACTGGCCCAATCCTAAAGCACCTTGCCTCTGGACAGCCCGCCCTCATTCC CTACGACGAGGACTTCAATCATGAGCCTTGCCTGCGCAACGGCCACAAGGCACATTGGGCTGTGGCctcag GGGTCTTGCTGGGTGTGGCTGAGGCCGGTTTGGACGCAGCGAAGTTCCAGAATGACCCTGTCCTGccctggctgctgctgccccGGGGTACCCCCTGCTGGCCGGTTGAGGGGGTGCAGGAGGTCTACATCCTGGCCAAACAGGGCAAGAGCCTGCGCTACCAGCTGTGGGGCCTGGAGGGCCTGGTGCAGAGCAATGCACAGCTGAGGGAGATGGACCCCCAGAGGGCCGCCGACGGCTCACCATATATCCTGCCCCCAGGGGGCGTGGAGGCGGGGCTGGCGGGGAAGGTAGTGCTGCTACACAAAAGGACAGACTGA
- the snrpa gene encoding U1 small nuclear ribonucleoprotein A has protein sequence MAGQEIRLNHTIYINNLNEKIKKDELKKSLYAIFSQFGQILDILVSRSLKMRGQAFVIFKEVNSASNALRSMQGFPFYDKPMRIQYAKTDSDIIAKMKGTYVERDRKKEKRKGKGADAVGGKKGVAAAAAAMGPGVPTPMPGMPPMSQAPRMMPMPGQPPYMPPPGMMPPPGMGPGQMPPGAMPPGQMMPGQMPGQMAHAQQVSENPPNHILFLTNLPEETNELMLSMLFNQFPGFKEVRLVPGRHDIAFVEFDNEVQAGAAREALQGFKITQTNAMKISFAKK, from the exons atggcaGGCCAAGAAATTCGTCTCAACCACACTATCTACATCAACAACCTCAACGAGAAGATTAAAAAAGACG AGCTAAAGAAGTCCTTGTACGCCATCTTCTCCCAGTTTGGGCAAATCCTGGACATCCTGGTATCTCGCTCCCTGAAGATGAGGGGACAggcttttgttattttcaaagAGGTCAACAGTGCCTCCAATGCCCTGCGGTCCATGCAGGGCTTCCCATTTTACGACAAACCCATG CGCATCCAGTACGCCAAGACAGACTCCGACATCATCGCCAAGATGAAGGGCACCTACGTGGAGCGTGACCGCAAAAAAGAGAAGCGCAAGGGCAAGGGTGCAGATGCAGTGGGGGGAAAGAAGGGGGTTGCTGCAGCCGCGGCTGCCATGGGTCCCGGAGTCCCCACACCCATGCCT ggaatgcCGCCGATGAGCCAGGCCCCACGGATGATGCCCATGCCTGGACAGCCCCCCTACATGCCCCCGCCTGGCATGATGCCACCCCCAGGCATGGGCCCTGGGCAGATGCCCCCTGGGGCTATGCCTCCTGGCCAGATGATGCCAGGTCAAATGCCAGGACAGATGGCTCATGCCCAACAG GTGTCAGAGAACCCGCCCAACCACATCCTGTTCCTCACCAACCTCCCGGAGGAGACCAACGAGCTCATGCTGTCCATGCTCTTCAATCA GTTCCCAGGGTTCAAGGAAGTACGCCTGGTGCCAGGGCGCCACGACATCGCCTTTGTGGAGTTTGATAACGAGGTGCAGGCAGGCGCAGCCCGAGAGGCCCTGCAGGGATTCAAGATCACCCAAACCAACGCAATGAAAATCTCATTTGCTAAAAAATAA